Genomic segment of Carassius carassius chromosome 19, fCarCar2.1, whole genome shotgun sequence:
aagaaaacacatgcatcatTAAGCATGACAACATCGGCTCCGCGCTTTACTCCACATTCGGGGCATTTTATATCCCGCTAATACTCATTCTCATTCTCTACTACAAGATTTACCGAGCAGCCAGGACTCTTTACAACAGGAGAGCCAGCTGCCTCAACAAGCCGGAGATGAACGGACACATGCTTCCCAAGTGCAGCGATATGGAGCCGACGTCCCCGGACACCCTAAGCCCTCCAGAGAAATCAGTGTCTGAACCCTCCACCGAAGGCGACAGGGCACGCATCACTGTGAAAAGCCCAAAGTCTCGGTCTCGCAGAGAGCGATCTTGTAGAGAGCAGTCTGTCAGGAGACATCGCATCTCCAGCACTCGTGAAAGGAAGGCCGCCACCACTCTGGGACTCATTCTGGGGGCTTTTGTCATCTGCTGGCTGCCGTTCTTCATCCATGAGGTGATTGTTACCATCTGTGAATCCTGCAGTCTCTCACCTGAGATGACCAACTTTCTGACTTGGCTGGGCTATCTGAACTCTCTCATCAACCCACTGATTTACACCATCTTTAATGAGGATTTTAAAAGGGCTTTTCAGAAGTTGATCAAGTGCAAGAATTATCTCTAACGCCAATGAAGGGATTGTTTCACGTGAACTGAAATGATTACACTCAAAAAATACAATGTTCAAAGAACTTAAAAGAGGGATTATTCTGCACAATTACATTTAGTCTCTGTTGCTGTTGAAACAATTAGATAATTAATTCTCACCAACAAAAAGTTAGTCTTGTACATAGTCATTTTGCAACAAATCAGATGACATTATTTGTCTGAAGAATTTACTCTGCTTTAAAACAATATGTGACCTGCTGTTGCTGGCAAAATTAGTCACAAtgagcaagtaaaaaaaaaaaaaagttatttttacattCTTAAAACACACCTATTATGCCCTTTTTTTATGAGATATTAGTAATATTGGTcttgggtgtccccagaatgtgtctgtgaagtttccgCTCAAAATAACCCACAGATAATTTATTATAACATctggaaaatgtcatttttgcgTTGTGTCTACAAAAGAGCTGTTTTGGTGTGtatcattttaaatgcaaatgagctgcatatTCCCACTCCGTCTTCAGAGGAGGGTGTAGTGCAGGGGTCACCAAAGTTGTTCCTGGAGGGTCAATGTCCTGCAGAGtctagctccaatcctaatcaaacacacctgaatcagCCAATCAAGGTCTTACTAGGTATACTTGAACCTTCAAGGCAGGTGTgctgaggcaagttggagctaaactctgcaggacactggccctccaggaccgagtctGGTGACCCCTGGCATAGTGTATACATCTCTGCTTTGCATACCAACAGAAATAATCAGCTGGTAGAAGCACCAAGACTGAGAGCAAGACAACCGTTGTTCAGCAGTACATATGAGCAGAGCCTAAGCAAAGTGAGGtcatattgtaatattaaattaaaacagcAGGCCTAGCTAGACTGATTTGTTTTAATGGGAATTAAACATTAAGGAGTGGGTGCATTTTTATCATTGTACTGTAGGGTGGTTGTGATCAAACACTGCCaacacatttatgtccaaacaGTGGAATTtacataataggtgccctttaactctttccccgccaaTGACGAGTTTTTACGGCTTTTCGTGTTTTCACTGTGATAACCTTGGGGACGCTACTACACATCTTCTGAATGAGTACAAAACCTCCCAAACAAAAACAGACGTGAACAGGATGGAATAACTAGCGGTCTCTTATGTAGatacatatgaaaaataatgcgatcatcagcaatagacagcatataaataaaaaatgcataatgttacagagtaaaatgttgatccaggaagtggtatatgtctgtgcaagctttggaggtaTAGATGGAAAcgatttactggatttatgctttgataatcatACTGAAGATTAGCCAGATGTAGTTTTTGACAGAAATGCAATTTTctcaaaattaagatttttttatgaaacctacctatattcaagttttgaataaaaaaaaaaatgctttaagctagaataaaagtttttttttttttttttttttttttttttttttttagtagaggctctgatctttattttggtgtattgcatattcaaatattcatacagcaaaatatactggagtcagatttgagtgaAAATCATGAAAATCACTGGCGGTTCctggcaacttaaaaaaaaattgcagcagGGAAAAAGTTAAAGACTATCAAAATGATGTATGTCTTGTTGGAATGACCGAGCTACACCTTTTTGAAGTCAATGGAGTCAGTTAAGTCAGTTTCGTGAAaaaattaccatattttccgggctataagtcgcacttttttttcatagtttggctggtcctgcgacttatagtcaggtgcgacttatttatcaaaattaatttgacatgaaccaagagaaattaacaaagagaaaacattaccgtctccagccaccagagggtgctctatgctgctcagtgctcctgtggtctacactgaagacatagagcgccctctcgcggctggagacggtaatgttttctcttggttctaaataaatgcgacttatagtccagtgcgacttgtatatgttttttcctcatcatgacgtaattttggactggtgcgacttatagtccgaaaaatacggtacgttaatttttttttttttttggaaggttCCAAAGCAAAATCACCTAGCAACATTGCATTATTTTCCTCCAGTTCTTTTCTtaattattactatatttattaataattacagtttagttatttttttattttatcttaagaacttttttaactttaacttaagaacagaTGCAACAAATATAAGAAAGAAACAAGTGTATTgtgtattacttttttaattttacatctaaacaaaaacattcaagttagaaaaacaaataataaaatgtaaaaatcactttAATCATTGCAAATAAACTGATTATTTAAGCTACAAAAGCagttcagtcaagagcagtgagtgtttCCCTCTTCTATAGTTAATATCAATATGACAGACGACTTACATTAAGACTTGTTGTAATGTACGAatctaatataatgttacacatcagATGTTTTTCCCCAGCAGTTCCCCAAACACTGACTTAAGACATTACAGATTATGTTTGCGTGAAAacttaaatactgtaattctgtggatactgtatgtgtttacagAAGTGAGACGAGGGCTTGATGAACTAATTTTTGTGAAAACCCTTGTGCATCCCAACTAATTTTACCAGCTCGGGTCACGTATTAGTTTTCATCTTATCGAACATTGAATATTGATCTATATCAGTAAAtggtaaaggcctgttcacaccaagggtTCTGCGACACAACTGTAACGATAACAACACAAAGGACTGATgatgttggaatcactttcaggagtttattttaaatgctttccCAGCTGataaacgataaaaacattgacagccaatgagAATCTATGTTCCTTTAAAATGCTTGAACCACACAAACTGCAGCATgcgcttataataaacagaacgtTATAGTGCTGGTGTGAAAGATAATCTAATTATCATTATAGtaatcgttcttggtgtgaacaggcctttacactttattttaaggtatcaTTGGTACAGTGTATGAATGTGCTTGATatagtaaatgtataatttatagtgAGTTTAACAGCATCAACTTACTAGGGTTATTGTTAGGAAAAGGGATTTGTGAAGGGTGAGTTTcatgtaattataaataatttactgttattattacaaTAAGTAAATGTAAGGTGTAACAAGGACAGTGTAGATAAAGTGTAACccagtaattattaatatttgattgaTAGTATTTTTTCCttgcatacagtacatactgattacattttgattacctattgatatatacaatttcaAGTGTAATATGAAATACCTGAAACAAACTGCATAACTTCAATTATTCTGTGAGGCAGAAAagttactgtcacttttcacAAATGTCTTATATTTAGACAGAAATCTGTAAATGCAACTAGATTAGTAAGAGCTGAACTATATTTTTATGGGGTGCAAAGctattgatttaaaaacaaccCTAACGTTTGTATGTGAAAATCATGCTATTTTTCATAAGAGGAAGAAATtcagggtaacactttacaaaaattaatgtaaagtgttaccaaattcaGTTTAGATCCCATTTCATAAATATTCAGTCATGTAAAGGGCAAAATTATCAattgtaatatactgtattaaattgggaatatagcacttgcatacaATTAAAATTATACTTCCAGTCAAACTCTTGGACACACCGGACTAAACTCATATTTCTCATGATCTTAATAAAACCTTcccattatttaataattttgaatagGAAGTGTCCAGATGTTTCACTGGAACTGTACATTACACAAACTTGCTTAATAGATACTTCTAGCTTTTGGGCATCTGAGGTCAGTTTGCTAGTCAAATATGTTGTGCATTTGTTTATTTCCTTGTTACTCTGTTATAAGACTTTTGTGTGTTTCTCCAAGTTACAGTGAGACCAAAGATGTGAACAGaggattaattaatataaaatcttACAGAAACGTATGATCTGATAAGGGCCCATGATGTACTAAACATTTGAACTGATTATCAAAATGTATGTGTTGTTCGTGTTaataaatgttttgcataatATGCATTATGTTGATTGTACTGATTATTATATGATAGGAGACCAGATCCTAAATTACAAGCACAAGTTTCTGAATATGAAAACTGACTTAAAACTTCAAACAAATGAAAGCAAGTTTTTTTGTCGAATGTTATAGCATGGAatgattttatacatattttctaCTCCTTTTTCTTGTATTTAGGCTAATTAAAACTGATGCTATATCATATGGTCATGAAATCTTTCTTTTTAAGAGTTGCTCATCTCATTCTGTAATAATTCCATTAAACATAACACAAATAATGCAATGTACTCTTATACAGATCATATACTGAAATATACATATTCAGACTTTACATCGATGTTTGTAACTCACACTAAATGACTCCAGTTCACTTCATAGAGCTGCAAATCACAATCATTTTTAGAGAATTTTGTTTTGACAGTTCATTTCAACTGGCAGGTTCATTAAACTGATTCAGTGTTTTTAGTCATCGCTCAAAAGTATTCCCATCAAAGTCTCCACATCACATTTGACACCCTCATTTACATCCTAATTGTGTTTGTGCTTGTTAAACATCAGCTGATTTTGTTGgtgtattaatatgtatttaaagtgtATTAATGTGTATTTAAACTGTTTCATTATACTTGTATTTCGATCTGttattaactacataaatatgaagcagcactgaGAATCATCGCTTTCAAATAGTACTTCAGTTCATCATTAAAATTGCCATCGCCATTGAACGACATACTGAGTTTATCTCAAGCTACTCCAGTGTTGATTTGCTTTTGTGTTTGGAACCAGTGTCTCCTTATAAACCTCAGTTTTCAGCAGGGCATGTCTTGCAACCTTTCTTTGTATTTTGCACCATCCATTTCCTTCGTTTTTTAACAAGATGTCCAGTTCCTGCTGATGAAAAGCAGACCCTCAGCAAGAGGCTGCCACCACCATACTTCACAATGAACTATGTGCTTTCTGAGGTGTAGGAAGTGTCAGATTTGCACATACGACTTTGAATTTGGGATTAACAAGCTCTATCTCTGTCACATCACACTGCACTATCTTCCCCACACTGCAGCTAGGTCACTATTAATGTTTGTTCCACATGGTTCTGTCGGAGTAATGGCTTTTTTGTGCCGCCCTGCCCCATAGGCCAGTGTTATTCAAAGCTCTTAATGTGGTCAGGCTGTTTTGATGTTGTGTTCACTTCCTGATAACTCCTCATAATAATACTGCCCACTGGGACATGCAGACATTTGGAAATTGTTCTATAGGCCaccttaaaataattattttattaaatgtttgatTAGGAATGctcttcatttttttatgtttccctACCTGAATAATGAGCCCTTatctgtgtggtttttttttacacagaaacatggtagttattttaattattcacagGAGAGGCAAGTGTAAGGCAGCTGTGTCCTCGTTAGggccatttattttttatatgtgagTGCGTGGAGCTGCTGTAACACAAGGGTTGAATATTTCAGCACTTCAGgtggttttttttaaataaataagttctCCAATAAAACAACACATTACAATAATTTGTGTTACAGCGCTTAGAAATAATATCAGATCGAGCTACAGGTTTCGTAATTGTATACCTTTATAGTGTTGAAGAATGAATAATTTACTGTGCAGTGTGCACAGTCAACCTgatctcacaaaaaaaaagtcactgaTAGGAGACTTTTttatatgaatttgtacaatgtcTTATGCAATCTTATACaaacatgttttttcttttaattttttattaagcttGTAGTTTGAAGTTCCACCCCTGAACATAAACATCACTGGGGTTTAAAGGaaaaattcaccccaaaatgagaatttgcttagtttttttttttttttgtcaatttgacACATTTCTTAAAAACTCAGGTCACTGTTCTCAAAACAGTTTACACAGTGAGCTTAACACTTTGTAATTGTCCTAAACAGATGGTAAGTTTTCATTAATTGAATGCAAATTACAAATCATGTAGATAATTTTCTCAAAGCAATGTACACAAAACTGCttcattaaaactgcattttGATCTGTTACTATCAACATAAAATATGGAGCATCTGAGCATCATTGTGTAATGCCACGCCAGTAGAAGGAGCCCTCGCCCGAGTTCTGGACTGGTACCACTCCCTCTGCTGCTTCTGTGATCACTTTATGTTTGGCAACCATTTAAGCATGGTCAGGCCAAACAGGTctttgcgaagtattgccagtatCACTGCCTTACCAAGCATTTCCATTGTCTTAGTGTGATTGCTACATGCATAAATTATTGCCTGTTTCTCCGGATTTTGCCTTTTGGATTTCCCTCATGCTTGTTTGCTGGTTGGACTGATTACTATTATTTTGACTTCTTGGCCTGTGACCAGGACTCTGATTTCTGCCCCACATTTTGGATTGTTGAACTGTTTGCTCATTAAACTTCTGCAAATGGATTCTAACACAGCCTCGGCCTCGCCCTCATTTCATTATAATTAGCTTCCACTGAATCCAGCGGAAGTTTCCCAGCTTCAAGCAGGTTTTGCTTATCAAAGCGAAATGCTAAAGGGTTACCAAGAACAGCTCAACAAGCTTCAGTTTGCAAACGAGCATCTGACCCAATACATTTGATCGCTTCCTTCTCCTACACCACAGACGGTAAGACTTGCTATGCCTGAAAGATTTGATGATTCAGCTGAGCAATGAAAAAGCTTTATTCGTCAAGtggatttctatttatttttttgctcaacAGGAagaaaacagttctactcagatTTAGCTGCAGCAGTCTGGGAGACAGACCCATTGTTGAATACCTCCTATTATTACTTTGTCAAACAGTTACGAGAGGTGTTTGAGTATCCTGCTGGGGGTAAGAATATATCTACACAATTGCTTCATATGTCTCAAGGCAATCTTACTGCTGAAGATTATGCTATCGAGTTTTGAACACTTGATGCTCAAAGTGGCTGGAATGACATCTCTTTAAAGGCTCTGTTACGACAAAGCTTGAACATCGATCTACAGACTGAGCTGGCTTGCAAGGGTGAGAACTGTTCATTTACTGAATATATAACTCTTGATATTAAGATCAATAACCTCCCCCAAGGAATgctcccaaaataaaaattttccaaCCATCACAGGCCAGTGTTTCTACCACACACCAGCTGTGCCATGTTCCTCTACCCATGTCAATGACAGGAGCCCATGCAACTGGATTTCTCAAGACTTACTGAAGAGGAGAGAACTTGACGACGTAAACCAAATCTGTGCTACTACTGCGGTGAAAAAGTGATAACAATACACCCATAGGAGATGGCATCAGCCAGCAAACACAAACGCTTCAACTCCATATTGGACTATTCCATCAAGAGGCCATTTCCTTCTACATCATTGACTCTCCCAGATATGAAATTGTACTTAGCTTCCCCTGGTTATCTGTTCACAACCCAATCTTTTCCTGGCATCATGGTGAGCTTACCCACTGGTCTAAATTCTGCCTAACCCACTGCATACAATCTGCTATAATCAAGCCCTGTTTGACAACAAGGATAGAAAGCCCAAACACTACTCAAACTACTAAGATTCCCTCCTGTTATGAGGAGTTCAGTGAAGTTTTTAGTAAAATCAAGGCCACACAGTTACTACTGTACCTCATCGTACAGTGGGTAGAACTCATCAGAGATGAGTTGTTCCAGTGAGGCCAGGAACTATACAAAGCTCGACCTCAGAAGAGCATACAACCTAATCAGGATTCGTGAAGGTGATGAATGGAAGATTGCCTTCCTCACCACTAGGGGGCACTATGAGTACCTTGTCATCCTGTATGGACTTGCTAATGCTCTAGCAGTCTTCCAGTCTTTTatcaattaaatgttttagaGATATGCTGAATGTAGTGGCATACACTGATGACATCTTAATTTCCTCCAAGTCTGAATCTGAACACATTCAACATGTCAAGACAGTACTCTCCCGCCTGCTGAATAACCAGCTACTGTAtatgtcaaggcagagaaatgtgagtttcatgtTAAGCAAACGTCCTTCCCTGAGTACAACATCAGTCATCAAGGTGTCAAGATGGATGACTCCAAGTCAGAGCAGTCACAGACTGGCCTCAACCCACTACAGTAAAAGAACATCAGAGATTTCTCAGCTTTACAAACTTCTACAGACGCTTCATTCATAACTATAGTTTGATTGCATACCCCCTAACATAACTGCTAAAAGGCAAACCATCAAAACCCAAATGGCCTGAAGAAGCAATCCAAGCTTTCAACAAACTCAAGAACAGTTTTACCACAGCCCCTATTCTCAAGCATCCTGATCCTAACCTTCCCTTCATGTTAAAAGTTGATGCATCTGATTGCGGGATTGGAGCCATTCTTTTCCAGCATCATGGTCAACCAGGTAAACTCAACCCTTGcgcatttttctaaaaaaaaataaataaataaataaaactgacttCAGCTGAGCGCAACTATGATATAGGCAACAAAAAACTTTTATCCA
This window contains:
- the htr1fa gene encoding 5-hydroxytryptamine receptor 1F — its product is MASNGTYAGKPVDVIILSLTLSFLAVLTTAINCLVITAIIVTRKLHHPANYLICSLAVTDLLVAILVMPFSIVYIVMNTWVMGEVMCNIWLIVDITCCTCSILHLAAIAVDRYRAITDAVEYSRKRTSLRAAIMISVVWLLSIVVSLPPMLLRRQEENTCIIKHDNIGSALYSTFGAFYIPLILILILYYKIYRAARTLYNRRASCLNKPEMNGHMLPKCSDMEPTSPDTLSPPEKSVSEPSTEGDRARITVKSPKSRSRRERSCREQSVRRHRISSTRERKAATTLGLILGAFVICWLPFFIHEVIVTICESCSLSPEMTNFLTWLGYLNSLINPLIYTIFNEDFKRAFQKLIKCKNYL